The Candidatus Nitrosocosmicus franklandus genome contains a region encoding:
- a CDS encoding multicopper oxidase domain-containing protein: MKSTLAIFALSAVLMSGLILLPGINMKSFAISNEQGQLTLADMNFKIGGAFQQISTEEAEESDAPVRNVTFVAIEKNLTLPSGQQVAALTWNGTIPGPTIRVTQGDVLNVNIINHPNNTLIHSLDHHASTISAVPNFGAINVSDSKQYSFVATQPGFFKYHCEGNNVLTMDQHVFQGMVGGVIVDPQVGYTGYEGVGVENGTNALTTTEVDADAKEVQLQFSEYYLDPSGQYDAAAMFAHQPTASWINGIPFGYDPVITKTPNATTLFFKQGDHVRFFLLNHGDLPVNFHIVGEILDRVTDGSIVSGIGKQTYTIGGSNDAIVDVVFDLPGVYAFVNHDYAQLFKGQAGLIVVDGPDNGTSALLGLTDDANPSNAIPPTGANSIPVTVKPYMLGTPLAWNGQ, from the coding sequence TTGCAATATCAAATGAGCAAGGTCAATTAACACTGGCCGATATGAACTTCAAAATAGGCGGCGCATTCCAACAAATCTCTACTGAAGAGGCAGAGGAAAGTGATGCTCCAGTAAGAAATGTAACATTTGTAGCTATCGAGAAGAATCTCACATTACCCAGTGGTCAACAAGTTGCCGCATTAACATGGAATGGAACTATCCCCGGTCCAACAATCCGTGTAACTCAAGGTGATGTTTTAAATGTCAATATAATTAATCATCCAAACAATACTTTGATCCACAGTTTGGATCACCATGCTTCAACTATAAGCGCAGTACCTAACTTTGGGGCTATCAATGTAAGTGATTCAAAACAATATTCCTTTGTAGCTACTCAACCAGGATTCTTCAAGTATCACTGTGAAGGAAATAACGTATTGACAATGGATCAACACGTATTCCAAGGAATGGTTGGTGGTGTGATTGTCGACCCACAAGTTGGATACACAGGATATGAAGGTGTAGGTGTTGAAAATGGTACTAACGCTCTAACTACAACCGAAGTAGATGCTGATGCAAAGGAAGTTCAATTACAATTCTCAGAATACTATCTTGATCCATCTGGTCAATATGATGCTGCAGCAATGTTCGCACACCAACCAACAGCTTCATGGATCAATGGTATCCCATTTGGATATGACCCAGTAATCACCAAGACACCTAATGCAACAACTCTATTCTTCAAACAAGGTGACCATGTTAGGTTCTTCTTGCTAAACCATGGTGACTTACCTGTCAACTTCCACATAGTAGGTGAAATATTAGACAGAGTTACCGACGGTAGCATTGTTAGCGGAATAGGCAAACAAACATACACAATAGGTGGATCCAATGATGCAATTGTTGATGTAGTATTTGACCTACCAGGTGTCTATGCATTTGTAAACCATGACTATGCACAATTGTTCAAAGGTCAAGCAGGCTTAATTGTAGTTGATGGACCAGACAATGGTACAAGTGCTTTGTTAGGCTTGACTGATGATGCAAATCCATCCAATGCAATTCCACCAACTGGTGCAAACAGCATTCCAGTGACGGTAAAACCATACATGTTAGGTACACCCCTAGCATGGAATGGCCAATAA